A stretch of the Chanos chanos chromosome 1, fChaCha1.1, whole genome shotgun sequence genome encodes the following:
- the tmem19 gene encoding transmembrane protein 19: MKLQFESDMHMREYVKMMTDMIVLCFTLAISLSFWVISMTASTYYGTLQPVSPWRWLFSILVPLFLSCRALRRKSLDHGGALGALLVGFILTMANMSFFSALLAFFITSTKLTKWKGDIKKRFDAEYKEGGQRNWVQVFCNGGVPTELALLYMIEVGPGEIPVDFGKQYSASWMCLSLLGALACSAGDTWASEVGPVLSQTPPKLITTWKEVPAGTNGGVTPVGLVASLLGGATVGMAYFIAQLLFVKDLHLAVPQWPIVVYGAMAGLLGSLLDSFLGANMQYSGFDESIGKVVNYESKTTKRICGKPILDNNAVNLFSSILIALFLPGIAWGFWPRQ, encoded by the exons ATGAAGTTGCAATTTGAGAGTGATATGCACATGAGAGAATACGTCAAAATGATGACTGATAtgattgtgctgtgttttactttGGCCATTTCTCTGTCGTTTTGGGTCATATCCATGACAGCCAGCACATATTATG GTACATTGCAACCTGTATCACCGTGGCGATGGCTGTTCTCGATCCtggttcctctctttctctcctgccgTGCCTTGAGGAGAAAGAGCCTTGACCATGGAGGTGCCCTAGGAG CATTGTTGGTCGGCTTTATTCTCACCATGGCCAACATGAGCTTCTTCTCAGCCTTGCTAGCATTTTTCATCACCTCTACCAAACTGACCAAATGGAAAGGAGACATCAAGAAACGCTTTGATGCAGAATATAAAGAAG GAGGGCAGAGAAACTGGGTGCAGGTATTTTGTAATGGGGGGGTGCCAACAGAACTTGCCCTGCTCTACATGATTGAGGTGGGCCCTGGGGAAATACCTGTGGACTTTGGGAAACAGTATTCAGCCTCTTGGATGTGTCTGTCCTTGCTGGGGGCTCTGGCGTGCAGTGCAGGGGACACCTGGGCCTCAGAGGTGGGTCCTGTGCTCAGCCAGACCCCACCTAAACTCATCACCACATGGAAGGAAGTCCCGGCTG GTACTAATGGAGGAGTCACCCCAGTGGGACTTGTGGCGAGCCTCTTGGGTGGAGCCACTGTGGGCATGGCTTATTTCATTGCTCAGCTTCTCTTTGTAAAGGACCTGCATTTGGCAGTCCCTCAGTGGCCCATTGTCGTGTATGGAGCAATGGCGGGCCTGCTTGGCTCACTCCTGGACTCCTTCCTGGGAGCCAACATGCAGTACTCTG GATTTGATGAAAGCATCGGGAAAGTTGTGAATTATGAGTCAAAGACGACAAAGCGAATATGTGGTAAACCCATTCTGGACAACAACGCTGTGAACCTCTTCTCTTCTATTCTCATAGCACTCTTCTTACCTGGGATAGCATGGGGCTTTTGGCCCAGGCAGTAA
- the rab21 gene encoding ras-related protein Rab-21 — MAAGGTGGSNKTYSFKVVLLGEGCVGKTSLVLRYCENKFNDKHITTLQASFLTKKLNIAGKRVNLAIWDTAGQERFHALGPIYYRDSNGAILVYDITDEDSFQKVKNWVKELRKMLGNEICLCIVGNKIDLEKERHVSVEEAEGYAESVGAKHYHTSAKLNKGIEELFLDLCKRMMETAQAEERAKGNGASQTATSRRGVQIVDDEPQAATAAGGCCASG; from the exons ATGGCGGCTGGCGGAACGGGAGGCAGTAATAAAACATACTCTTTCAAGGTGGTTTTGTTAGGAGAGGGGTGTGTTGGCAAGACGTCATTGGTGTTGCGATATTGTGAGAACAAATTCAACGACAAACACATAACCACTCTTCAG GCATCCTTTCTCACAAAGAAACTGAACATTGCAGGAAAGAGGGTGAATCTTGCAATCTGG gACACGGCTGGCCAGGAGCGGTTCCATGCACTGGGACCAATCTATTACAGAGACTCCAATGGAGCCATATTagtttatgacatcacagacgAGGACTCCTTCCAGAAG GTGAAAAATTGGGTCAAAGAGTTACGAAAAATGTTGGGgaatgaaatatgtttatgtatagTAG gtAATAAAATAGAcctggagaaggagagacatgTATCAGTTGAAGAAGCAGAGGG GTATGCAGAGTCTGTGGGAGCTAAACACTACCACACATCAGCCAAATTAAACAAAGGAATCGAAGAGCTGTTCCTTGACTTGTGTAAAA GAATGATGGAGACAGCCCAGGCAGAAGAGCGGGCAAAGGGTAACGGCGCCAGCCAAACAGCAACGTCACGGAGGGGAGTCCAAATAGTGGATGACGAACCCCAAGCCGCCACAGCCGCGGGGGGCTGCTGCGCATCTGGTTAA
- the sult4a1 gene encoding sulfotransferase 4A1, whose amino-acid sequence MAESEVDTPSTPIEYESKYFEHHGVRLPPFCRGKMEEIANFSLRSSDIWIVTYPKSGTSLLQEVVYLVSQGADPDEIGLMNIDEQLPVLEYPQPGLDIIQELTSPRLIKSHLPYRFLPTAMHNGEGKVIYMARNPKDLVVSYYQFHRSLRTMSYRGTFQEFCRRFMNDKLGYGSWFEHVQEFWEHRMDSNVLFLKYEDMYKDLGTLVEQLARFLGVSCDKAQLESMVESCSQLIEQCCNSEALSICRGRVGLWKDIFTVSMNDKFDAVYRQKMGKSDLTFDFSL is encoded by the exons ATGGCAGAAAGCGAGGTAGATACACCAAGCACCCCGATAGAGTACGAGAGCAAATACTTCGAGCATCATGGAGTTCGTCTTCCTCCTTTCTGTCGAGGGAAGATGGAGGAGATTGCCAACTTCTCTCTCAGAAGTAGCGACATATGGATCGTCACTTACCCTAAGTCAG GGACAAGTCTGTTACAGGAGGTTGTGTATTTGGTCAGTCAGGGAGCTGATCCAGATGAAATCGGGCTCATGAATATTGATGAGCAGCTTCCTGTACTGGAATATCCCCAACCTGGTCTGGACATTATCCAG GAGCTGACGTCCCCTCGCTTGATCAAAAGTCATCTGCCTTACCGCTTCCTCCCCACCGCCATGCATAATGGGGAGGGCAAG GTCATCTATATGGCCAGGAACCCTAAAGATCTGGTGGTGTCATACTACCAGTTTCATCGTTCTTTAAGAACCATGAGCTACCGTGGAACATTTCAGGAATTCTGCAGACGTTTTATGAACGACAAGT TGGGCTATGGATCTTGGTTTGAACATGTTCAGGAGTTCTGGGAGCACCGCATGGATTCAAATGTCCTGTTTCTGAAATATGAGGACATGTACAAG gACCTGGGAACCCTGGTTGAGCAACTGGCGCGTTTTCTTGGCGTCTCTTGTGACAAAGCCCAGCTGGAGAGCATGGTGGAGAGCTGCAGTCAGCTAATTGAACAATGCTGCAACTCAGAGGCTCTGTCCATCTgcaggg GTCGTGTGGGGTTGTGGAAGGACATTTTTACTGTGTCCATGAATGACAAGTTTGATGCTGTGTACCGACAGAAGATGGGCAAGTCTGACCTGACCTTTGACTTCAGCCTGTGA